GAGAGGCGAGAGTTAAGCTACCGGCATCATGTATATATGACCCTTTTTTGCCGTTTATTTAGGCATTTGGTGATATCGAGCGACAGCGGATCCTGATCGACGAACCTCAGCCCGGCATCGAGCCTAGAAACGCTTTCCCGGGATGCCGGAGCGAAGAATCGAGCCCCGAGCTGATATCAAGGACGACTCTCTACTCCAGGGCAATGACCAAGCCGTTTCGCTAGGTTCGGTTCAGCATGGCAAACGTTTGCGGCGTCCGGCTGAGCATTCGCATAGAATAGTTTTTCCGATGATGCAGATTGGAAGGTTGAATTCCGTACCGATTGTTTGAGACTCTTGTCGAACGAAAGGCTGGTGATGATGCGTTGCGCAATGGTTCTTCTAATCGCGGCCACTATGGCGGCCGAGCCGCTTACCGCTGCCGACAAGCCCGTGAAGGTGTTCATTCTCGCCGGGCAATCGAACATGGAGGGGAAAGCGCCGAATACCTTGCTGGACTACCAGGCCACCGATCCAAAAACCAAGGATCAATTTGCGCATCTGAGAAAAAACGATCAGTGGATCGTGCGCGATGACGTGTTCATCAAGTTTCTCGATCGCAAAGGACCGCTGACAGTTGGTTACGGCTCTCCCGGTCGCACGGGCGCCGAGTTGGAATTCGGCACCGCAATGGGGAACCACTTCGAGGAACCGGTTCTCCTGATCAAAACCGCCTGGGGCGGACACTCGCTCTACAAACTCTTCCGCTCGCCTTCGGCCGGTTATCCCGCCGAGGAAGTGCTCCAAAAGGAACTTGACCAAGCGCAGGCAAAGATCCGGAAGAACAACGAGAAGAATAAGAAGAACGATCCGTTGCCGACGATGGAAGAAATGAAAAAGGAATATGGATCGTCGTACCGCAACATGTTGGCGGAAGTAAAAGACGTGGGGGATAGCTATGCGACGATGTTTCCCGAACTGCAGGGCAAGCCGTTGGAACTCGCGGGCTTCGTCTGGTTCCAGGGTTGGAACGACCAGTACGGGGCGGAGAACGAGTACGCCTCGAACATGAAGCATTTCATCCAAGACGTACGTATGGATCTCAACGCGCCGAAGTTGCCGTTTGTGATCGCCGCGATGGGTCAGAACGGATCGAAGCCGGCCGCCGGTGCGATGTTGACGATCCGAGATGCGCAGCTCTCCATGAACGATGTGCCGGAGTTTCGCGGTAACGTCAAAGCCTTCCGTACCGACTTGCTGGTCGATAAGGCCGCAGAGGAACTCTATCCCACGTGGCAAAAGAACTTCGAGCAGTGGAAACTGGTGGGAGGAGACCGCGCTTACCACTACCTCGGCAGCGCGATCTGGTTCAACCGGATCGGCAAAGCCATGGGTGAAGCGATGCTGGAGCTTGTCCCGCCCCGACAGTAAACAACGAATTTCCCACTGATCCCGGAATGCATACTCATGAAGCGATTCCCGTCCGTAGTTCTGCTCGCGTTATCGATCGCCTGTTCATCCGCCTTCGCGGCCAAGCCGAAAGCAAACGACGCCGTTGCGACCGATTCGACGCTTCCCAACGTACTGATCCTCGGCGATTCGATTTCGATCGGATATACGCCCGTCGTGCGCGACGCGCTGAAGAGCAAAGCGAATGTGATTCGCCCCAGCGCTAATTGTGGTGAGACGCGGATGGGGCTCGCGGGAATCGACGATTGGCTCGGCGACGGCAAGTGGGACGTCATCCACTTCAACTGGGGCCTGTGGGATTTGTGCTATCGCAATCCTGATTCGAAAACGCAGGGGAACCGCGACAAGGTAAACGGTAAGCAAGCGATTCCTCTCGCTGAGTACGAGGCGAATCTCGAACGACTCGTCGAACGCTTGAAGCAGACCGGGGCCGTGCTCGTCTGGGCCAGCACGACCGTCGTGCCCGAAGGAGAAGCGGGAAGAGTCGTCGGCGACGAGCTTAAGTACAATGCTGCGGCCGAACGAGTGATGAAAAAACACGGAGTCCGGATCGACGATCTGCACTCACTGACGAAGAGGTTCGAGCCCGAGCTATTCACGAAGCCGGGCGACGTGCACTATACGCCCGCGGGTTACGGCAAGATCGGTTCACAAGCGGCAGCGGCGATCGAGGCCGCTTTGAAGAAGTAGCTTCTGTTCGAGGCCCAACAAAGCCCTGTGTGCTAGTCCACCGATTTACGTGCAGGAAGGCCGATTTGACCTGAGTCGACCATGCCTTGGGCAGAGGAATCTGCGTAATCGTGTTCGGCCTCGGCATGAGCAATTCCCAGGAAACGCGGTTCTTCGTCTTCCTGAAAAGTTAGCCTAAACTCCCTGTTCGAGACGGGTTACGACCCAAAAGCCGACGGCACGAAGATCGGTGGACCAGCGCACCAGTCAAATGAATGGACAACGAACATGAAACTTACTCTCACACTCTTCACCGCCCTGCCGGTGGCGCTGCTGATTGGGCTGCCTGCTGCCGAATCCGCCAGCGCTGATGAGCTGCCGCTGTCTTTCATTAAGAACCATTGCTGGGAGTGCCATGACGAAACCACCAAGGAGGGCGGTTTCCGGGCGGACTTGTTGGGCAAGAATCTTGGGAACGCGGCAAGTCGCAAAGCATGGAGCCGCGTGTTGGCGCGAGTGCAAAGCGGCGAGATGCCCCCTCCCGAGGAAACTGAACGACCGGCGGAATCGGCGGTCATCGCGAGTCTCGAAGCACTGAAGGCGGCGTTTCATGAGGAAACCCAGGCTCGGCACGTTGAAGCAGGCCGCGTTCGCGTACGCCGTCTCAATCGACTCGAGTACGAAAACACCGTCCGCGATCTGCTCGGCATCGACACGTCGCTGCGGGATCTTTTGCCGGAGGACGATCTGCGAGACGGCTTCAGCAATCAAACGGCCGCATTGAGCATCTCGCCGGTTCACATCCAGCAATACATGGCGGCAGCGGATCGCGCGTTAGAGGCGGCGAGTGTCCGACAGTCCCGGCCTGAAACCAAGACACACCGTTTTGCCTTCAATCACGAGGTGGAAAAGCCCTGGTCCGCCTATCCCCACAACCGGCTTCAGTGCAATCTGCACGGAGAAGACTTGCACTTCTTTCTCGACACGCACATCGAAGTGCCGGTGGCATTGCGGCAGTTCGAAGCGGTGACCCGCGAGGCACCGGGCAGGTATCGCATCCGCATTATGACC
Above is a window of Anatilimnocola aggregata DNA encoding:
- a CDS encoding SGNH/GDSL hydrolase family protein, which encodes MKRFPSVVLLALSIACSSAFAAKPKANDAVATDSTLPNVLILGDSISIGYTPVVRDALKSKANVIRPSANCGETRMGLAGIDDWLGDGKWDVIHFNWGLWDLCYRNPDSKTQGNRDKVNGKQAIPLAEYEANLERLVERLKQTGAVLVWASTTVVPEGEAGRVVGDELKYNAAAERVMKKHGVRIDDLHSLTKRFEPELFTKPGDVHYTPAGYGKIGSQAAAAIEAALKK
- a CDS encoding sialate O-acetylesterase; the encoded protein is MVLLIAATMAAEPLTAADKPVKVFILAGQSNMEGKAPNTLLDYQATDPKTKDQFAHLRKNDQWIVRDDVFIKFLDRKGPLTVGYGSPGRTGAELEFGTAMGNHFEEPVLLIKTAWGGHSLYKLFRSPSAGYPAEEVLQKELDQAQAKIRKNNEKNKKNDPLPTMEEMKKEYGSSYRNMLAEVKDVGDSYATMFPELQGKPLELAGFVWFQGWNDQYGAENEYASNMKHFIQDVRMDLNAPKLPFVIAAMGQNGSKPAAGAMLTIRDAQLSMNDVPEFRGNVKAFRTDLLVDKAAEELYPTWQKNFEQWKLVGGDRAYHYLGSAIWFNRIGKAMGEAMLELVPPRQ